In Euphorbia lathyris chromosome 10, ddEupLath1.1, whole genome shotgun sequence, a single genomic region encodes these proteins:
- the LOC136209722 gene encoding RING-H2 finger protein ATL70-like: protein MNNTQGFGGGTGGFLGAENIGGFGYGIGVSIGILLLITTITLASYFCSRNQQASVTDHRRNVAEEPSELQDIVVDNGIDEATLKSYPKLLYSEAKFRKIDTSTASCCSICLADYKNSDMLRLLPECGHLFHLKCVDPWLRKHPTCPVCRTSPLPTPLSTPLAEVVPLATRRD, encoded by the coding sequence ATGAATAACACACAAGGATTCGGAGGAGGAACCGGAGGATTTCTCGGAGCAGAAAACATCGGAGGATTTGGCTACGGAATCGGTGTTTCCATCGGTATTCTGTTACTAATCACGACGATAACATTAGCTTCATATTTCTGTTCAAGAAATCAACAAGCATCAGTGACGGATCACCGACGGAATGTGGCTGAAGAACCGTCGGAGTTGCAAGATATTGTGGTGGATAATGGGATAGATGAGGCTACTTTAAAGAGTTATCCTAAATTGTTATATTCGGAGGCGAAATTTCGGAAGATAGATACGTCAACGGCGAGTTGTTGCTCGATTTGCTTGGCGGATTATAAGAATTCTGATATGCTTCGGCTTTTGCCGGAATGTGGTCATCTTTTTCATCTTAAGTGTGTTGATCCGTGGCTTCGGAAACATCCTACTTGTCCGGTTTGTAGAACTTCTCCTTTGCCTACTCCTCTTTCTACTCCTCTTGCTGAAGTGGTTCCATTGGCCACGAGAAGAGATTGA